tggccagtctatgaaaatatattttgtgatactcgtgatatttctttttataactgcttaaaactcgagttcacttggtaagggtggcataacttataaaatgttttggcaacgagctcactgagtatttcaaaatactcagccctgcatgtgttttccttatgtgcaggttgaatgacgACGagtggtggcgggtgttgagcagattaatgaattaaaaaggatatgttgaacttcaagcgtagttgtgtcttcatacatagctatactttctcttggtcgttttccgctgaatttttgatataCTTTAGAATgtctttttggaatatttgcatcttgCCTTCGGTTTGAAGCCTTAGTCATTTCTTGTGATTTCGTCTGGGATAATGAGCCGTGCTCACTAGATATTTTGATTGccatttatgatatttttcttcctttaatcttctaggttaagttgttgcttTTAATACTCTGATATCTCTATCAATTCTTTTGGTCaatactctttaaatgaaaccctagcctatgtttacttctttggagtcggttttgggtagcagccgccgcatttattgtaccctaggagggcgggctgttacaatgTGGAGATTCGACGAAACGCGAATAGAGAACGCACGAATAGTCGTCTTAGGAACGAGAACCTTGGACGCGACGTTTTGAACCACCATCTTTTGACTCTTATACACTTTCGCAGCACCATTTGAGATCACGCACTATCTATTCTTTTCCACCTTTGTGATGGTGCTGACTTGTTCCTTTTCCCCTTTTGTAGATGGTCCAACCCTATCACGCCCTTATGCGTCGCCGTTACGCTAAGAATAGGAACTTTCCGGTGGAGCGCTATAGAGAGCTGGAATGGGACGGAGAGCAGTTCCTTCTGAACTTCGTCACCGACTTCTATGGTCATTGGCTTGACGCCTACGCGTACGGGACTACCCATCACGAGGGAATCATGCGACTTATCCATATACTGCCTTCCCCTTGGAGCGAGTGGACCGCTCAAGCCTCAGTATCCTACACTTGGTTTAGCCCGCCCAAGTACACGCCTCGAGGAGACTTCGTCGGCCTAATAGGAGTCTTACTTCCGGCCATGTCTGCCGCCGTTGACGGACCACCACTCCATCCGCCAACGCAAAGGTACTCGCCAGGAGCAGCACGCCAGATGAAGTATCGCGATGACGAGGAACCGCACGTTGCTCGCGTTCCCCGTAGAAGGACCCTTAGGATGCGTGTTTCGGCCCCTCGAAGGATCATAAGAGAGGCCGAAGAGATGCTTACTTCGATTCCTTCGCCCCTAAGCAGCGAGAAGAAGGACGAAGAGTTAGGATCGTTTGAGAAAGGAGAGAGTTCGAGCGCCGAAAGTGTCGGAGAGTCGGGAGAACCCGAAGAGGACGAGGGCAGAAGTGGCTAGTGCTCGAATAGCgactttgttttcttttccccACGTTTTGAATTTCTAAGAACTTCTTTTTATGTTGTTATTTTCCTTCCGCGATTGAATCGCTCTTTTCCATTCATTGTACCAAGACCTTTTGGGatcatttttgaaattatatggGGAATCCGCACCTTTCATTCTATTACATGGCAATGAAGCCGTCTTCACTCTTTTTATCCTTATTGCATGAATATACTTGCTCTTTCTATTATCTTCCGAGTGTTTTCCACCTTATGGTGCAACCTTATTATGTTCTTTGTTTTCCTAACAACTGCTATTGTGTGGTCTTTCTTTGGACCCTGCTTGTGAATGAGTTTAAAATCTTTCTTTCAAAGTACCCTATCGCTACCTTGAAATGTTAAGTGAGTGCGCTAACCGTTCGAGTGTGATAAATCAGAATGCCGCCTAGACGCAACGTGAGGAACGAGGAACCATCTTCCCATGCTTCGGAAGAACAAAGCGTGACGCAACCAAGACCGccgtcaccaccaccaccacctccacgaGTAGATAGGGAAGTCGTGAAGCTTTTCCTTGACCAAAAGCCTCCTACCTTCGACGGAATGGGCGAACCTGCGAAAGCCGAAACTTGGATACGTGCCTTGGAACGCATTTTCAAGACGTTGGTGTGCAACGAAGCGGAGAAGATGATCTGTGTGACGCATCAGCTGACCGGATCTGCTGATTTCTGGTGGGATACTAAGTTAAAAACCATGTCCCAGGATCGCATAGACGGGATGACTTGGGAGGAGTTCAAGACAGAAGTTTACGATAAGTACGTACCCAAGAGCTACCGCAAGGCGAAAGCAGCCGAGTTTCACAACCTCACCCAAGGACGTCTGTCCGTAACCGAGTATGACCGTGCACTTTGTGACATGACCCGCTATGCGCCGGAACAGACCGATACCGATGAGAAGCTGGCTGATAAGTTTCGTGAGGGCCTTAGGCACGAGATTAGGATGGCATTGGCAGTCCGCGGAACCCTTACGTACGCCGAGGCGCTAGCCCTCGCACTGGATGTAGAGGCAGCAATGCCAAAGGAGAAGAGTGCGGGGAACACCGCAATGACATTTCCCCCGCCACGTCCTAACCATGACAAGAGGAGATGGGAGGAGAGTAGGATCCACCATGACAATAAGCGATACCGCCCCAACGGAGGAGGACAGACTTCGTTCAATCCAAGGAGCGACCCCCGTGCCAGACCACCTCAGTGTAACGTTTGCGCCAAGTACCATTTCGGGCAGTGT
Above is a window of Salvia hispanica cultivar TCC Black 2014 unplaced genomic scaffold, UniMelb_Shisp_WGS_1.0 HiC_scaffold_1298, whole genome shotgun sequence DNA encoding:
- the LOC125198214 gene encoding uncharacterized protein LOC125198214 yields the protein MPPRRNVRNEEPSSHASEEQSVTQPRPPSPPPPPPRVDREVVKLFLDQKPPTFDGMGEPAKAETWIRALERIFKTLVCNEAEKMICVTHQLTGSADFWWDTKLKTMSQDRIDGMTWEEFKTEVYDKYVPKSYRKAKAAEFHNLTQGRLSVTEYDRALCDMTRYAPEQTDTDEKLADKFREGLRHEIRMALAVRGTLTYAEALALALDVEAAMPKEKSAGNTAMTFPPPRPNHDKRRWEESRIHHDNKRYRPNGGGQTSFNPRSDPRARPPQCNVCAKYHFGQCRGPNSNRCFNCGGNGHFSRECPSKGNGPRQNHQGFRQQPRAPPTSSGANPNQQLRLQQP